GCAGGTCCAAGAAATTCCCGAAACCAATCTCCTCAAGAAACGAAATTCCTCATGACCAGCAAGACCCGGAAGAGTGGCCTGGCGTTGGCCGCCGCGTCCATCCTGCTCCCCCTCGGCGGAATCCTGATCCCGGCAGGCGCCGCTGTCGCCGCCCCCGCACTGCACAGCGTGGGGTTCATGGCGGACGGTGACCACGGGCACGAGGGTGACCACCGGCACCACGGGGACGACCACCACGAGGGGCACCACCGGCACGGGGACGGAGATCACGGCGACGACGACTACTGCCGCGCCGGCAACGCGACGGGCGGCAACGGCGGCGACGGCACCGGTGGCGACGCCACGGTCTGCACGGCTCCGGGTGGCATCGGCACCGGCGGCATGGGTGGCAGCGGCAGGGGCTCGTGCGGTGGCCGGGGTACCAACGGCCGCAACGGCACCGGCACCAACGGCAAGAACGGCCCCCCGTGCCCGGACCACCCGGCTCCCGACCCGGGCGAGACCGGCACCCCCGCCCCGTCCGACCCGGCCGGCCCCGCCCCGGCGGATCCCCCGTCCAACGGGGACCAGCCCTCGATGCAGAGCCACCCCGGCTCGGACTCCGGACAGTCGGATCCCGGACAGTCGGACTCCGGCCAGTCGGCCCAGGACCCGGCGTCCGCGCCCGCCCAGGACAGCTCCGGCGACACCTCCGGCGACGTCGTCGTCAACTGACGACAGGAACCAGGCCCCCTGCCCCGCCGCCCGGCGGGGCAGACCCGTGTCAGCCCTCCGCCAGCGACTGCTCCGCCCACACCGTCTTGCCGACCCGGTCGTGCCGGGTGCCCCAGCGGTCGGCCAGCTGCGCGACCAGCAGCAGACCCCGGCCGCCCTCGTCGAAGATACGGGCGCGCCGCATGTGCGGGGTGGTGCCGCTGGAGTCGTACACCTCGCAGATCAGGGTCGCGTCCCGGTGGATCAGCCGGAGCTGGATGGGCGGGCGGCCGTAACGCATCGCGTTGGTGACCAGCTCGCTGACCATCAGCTCGGTGGTGAAGGCGGCCTCCTCCAGGCCCCACGCGGTCAGCTGGTCGTCGACCAGGTGGCGGGCGCGGTAGACGTCCGTGAGGTCGTTCCGCAGCTCCCAGGCGGCGACCCGGTCCTCGTGCAGGACCCGGGTGCGGGCGACGAGCAGGGCGATGTCGTCGTCCGGGCGGTGGCTCAGCAGCGCGGTGAGCACATGGTCGCAGAGCGCGTCCAGCGACTGCGCCGGCCGGCCGAGCGCGGTGAACATCTTGTCCAGCGCCTCGTCGATGTCGTGCTCGCGGGCCTCGAACAGCCCGTTGGTGTAGAGCACGAGCAGGCTGCCCTCGGGCAGTTCGGTCTCGATGGCCTCGAACGGCAGCCCACCGAGCCCGAGCGGCGGTCCCGCGGGCACGTCCACGAAGCGCACGGCGCCGTCCGGGGTGACCACGGCGGGCGGCGGATGCCCGGCCCGGGCCAGGGTGCAGTGGCGCGAGACCGGGTCGTAGACCGCGTAGAGACAGGTGGTGCCGATGCCGCCGGCGGTCTCGGCGGCCGGGTCCGCACTGCCCTCGTCGGCGGCGAGCCTGAGCACCAGATCGTCGAGGTGGGTGAGGAGTTCGTCGGCCGGCAGATCGACATCGGCGAGGGTGCGGACGGCGGTGCGCAGCCGGCCCATGGTGGCCGAGGCGCGGATGCCGTGGCCCACCACATCGCCCACGACGAGCGCGACGCGCGCCCCGGACAGCGGGATCACGTCGAACCAGTCGCCACCCACCCCGGCCCGGGTCGCGGCGGGCAGATAGCGAGTGGCGATCTCCAGGGCCGCCTGCTCGGGCAGCGTGTGCGGGAGCAGGCTCTGCTGCAGCGCCATGGTGGTGGTGCGGGCCCGGGTGTAGGAGCGGGCCTGCCGGATGCCGGCGGCCGCCCTGGCCGTGAACTCCTGCGTCAGCCGCAGCTCCTCCGGGCCGAAGGACCCCCGCCCGGGGCGCCGCCCGAAGAGAGCCACCCCGAGCGTGCTGCCCTGGACGAGCAGTGGCATCGCCAGCAGCGTCCGGGCCCCGGAGGCGCGCAGCCAGGCCGCGCCCGGGTCGGCCGCGGCCCACTCGGCGACGACCGGGTCCGTCGTCTCGTACAGCAGCGGCCGGCCCGCCGCGAGGCACTGGGCCGGCGGAGAGTCCACCGGGCAGACGGTCGCCTCGCCCACGCCGGTGCCGTAGGCGGGTCCGGCGTCGTCCGGGACGACGCGCAGGGCGGCGCGGCGCAGTACGACCGGGCCGGAGGCGGGGTCCTCGTCCGCGTCGCGCGGGGAGTCCAGCAGGTCGACCGCCATGACGTCGGCGAGCCGGGGGACCGTGACCTCGCCGAGTTCCTGTGCGGCGCGGGCCTGGTCCGCCGCCGAGCCGACACGCGAGCCGCTCTCGCCCGGCGGGCGCTGCCGGCCGGTGGAGTCCGGGGCGGGTGCCTCCGTGGACAGACAGACGGCGCGCACGCGGCCGCCGGCGTCCTTCAGCGGGCTGAGCACGGCGGTACGGCCGAGCTGCGGGCCGAGCCGGGCCTGGGCCTCCTGCGGCCGGCCGGACTCCAGCGCCTCCCGCATCGACCGGTCGGTCTCCTCGCTCGCGGCGCCGGGCACGATGTGCGGCAGCCGCAGTCCGCGCATGGCGGCCTCGGGCAGGGCGAGGGCGTGCTCCATCCGGCGGTTGGCACGCACGAGCCGCAGATCGCCGTCGAAGATCGCCAGCGGGAAGGGGGACTGCAGGAAGGTCCACTCCTCCAGCGGTTCGCCGCGGGGCGGTTGCGGCCGGGCCGTCACGGCGCTCACCACGAGCCAGTCGGTGACGCCGGCGGCCGAGGTCCGGCGGTGCGCGAGCACGCCCAGCTCCAGCAGCCGGCCGTCGCGGTGCCGCAGCGGGACGGTGCCGTTCCAGCGTTCGCGCCCGGCGACGATCCGCCGGGCCGTCGAGCCGTCGGCGGCGAGCAGCGCGGTGGCCGGCCGGCCGACGACAGCCGGGGAGTCGTAGCCGAGCAGCCGTTCCGCGCCCTCGCTCCAGCTCGTGAGGATGC
The genomic region above belongs to Streptomyces sp. CG1 and contains:
- a CDS encoding SpoIIE family protein phosphatase, with the translated sequence MERQSTYTATATIDEHGILTSWSEGAERLLGYDSPAVVGRPATALLAADGSTARRIVAGRERWNGTVPLRHRDGRLLELGVLAHRRTSAAGVTDWLVVSAVTARPQPPRGEPLEEWTFLQSPFPLAIFDGDLRLVRANRRMEHALALPEAAMRGLRLPHIVPGAASEETDRSMREALESGRPQEAQARLGPQLGRTAVLSPLKDAGGRVRAVCLSTEAPAPDSTGRQRPPGESGSRVGSAADQARAAQELGEVTVPRLADVMAVDLLDSPRDADEDPASGPVVLRRAALRVVPDDAGPAYGTGVGEATVCPVDSPPAQCLAAGRPLLYETTDPVVAEWAAADPGAAWLRASGARTLLAMPLLVQGSTLGVALFGRRPGRGSFGPEELRLTQEFTARAAAGIRQARSYTRARTTTMALQQSLLPHTLPEQAALEIATRYLPAATRAGVGGDWFDVIPLSGARVALVVGDVVGHGIRASATMGRLRTAVRTLADVDLPADELLTHLDDLVLRLAADEGSADPAAETAGGIGTTCLYAVYDPVSRHCTLARAGHPPPAVVTPDGAVRFVDVPAGPPLGLGGLPFEAIETELPEGSLLVLYTNGLFEAREHDIDEALDKMFTALGRPAQSLDALCDHVLTALLSHRPDDDIALLVARTRVLHEDRVAAWELRNDLTDVYRARHLVDDQLTAWGLEEAAFTTELMVSELVTNAMRYGRPPIQLRLIHRDATLICEVYDSSGTTPHMRRARIFDEGGRGLLLVAQLADRWGTRHDRVGKTVWAEQSLAEG